From Corvus moneduloides isolate bCorMon1 chromosome 4, bCorMon1.pri, whole genome shotgun sequence, one genomic window encodes:
- the CCDC59 gene encoding thyroid transcription factor 1-associated protein 26, with the protein MVAARRDGPASAAGKAGAAALGPGRKRRWRPVLLRSVVGSVQEGRGFAFRRKQKIERQYRRLLKKRRQVHSLQDNQFTDTYPEHLKHLYLAEEEKLKKRRRTPGDSVPSEEKLNKAAEPVVTQEKFKNRTSNQKAKEEYEKIKAERARKKEEAEKRKQQREEAQRLYKQKKMEAYKILSKKTKKGQPNLNLQVEFLLQKIQQNA; encoded by the exons ATGGTGGCGGCGCGGCGCGACGGGCCCGCATCGGCGGCGGGCAAGGCGGGCGCGGCGGCCCTCGGGCCCGGCCGAAAGCGGCGGTGGAGGCCCGTCCTGCTGCGCAGCGTTGTCGGCAGCGTCCAAGAGG GACGTGGATTTGCATTTCGGAGGAAACAAAAGATTGAACGACAGTACAGGAGATTattgaaaaagagaagacaagtGCATTCACTACAGGATAATCAATTTACTGATACATATCCAGAGCACTTGAAACATCTTTACcttgcagaggaagaaaagcttaAGAAGCGGCGCAGGACTCCAGGTGATTCAGTGCCGTCAGAAGAAAAGCTTAATAAAGCAGCAGA GCCAGTTGTGACTCAAGAGaagtttaaaaacagaacatCCAACCAGAAGGCAAAAGAAGAGTATGAGAAAATAAAGGCTGAGCGTGCTAGGAAGAAAGAG gaagcagaaaaaagaaaacaacaaagagaAGAAGCTCAACGTTTgtacaagcaaaagaaaatggaagctTATAAAATACTGAGtaagaagacaaagaaaggaCAGCCAAATCTAAATTTACAAGTagaatttcttcttcagaaaatacagcaaaatgcATAA